Proteins encoded together in one Juglans regia cultivar Chandler chromosome 9, Walnut 2.0, whole genome shotgun sequence window:
- the LOC109005810 gene encoding protein LIGHT-DEPENDENT SHORT HYPOCOTYLS 10-like has translation MSSSKGKDVAEGSRSSAAAGSTGTGGGSSGGGGGGGDQQHQPPQLSRYESQKRRDWNTFGQYLRNQRPPVALSQCNSNHVLEFLQYLDQFGKTKVHLQGCVFFGQPEPPGPCICPLRQAWGSLDALIGRLRAAYEENGGLPETNPFASGAIRVYLRDVRDSQAKARGIPYKKKKKKRNPMKANDDNSNFPMQ, from the coding sequence ATGTCAAGCAGCAAAGGAAAAGATGTAGCAGAAGGATCAAGATCTTCTGCTGCTGCTGGTAGTACTGGTACTGGTGGTGGtagtagtggtggtggtggcggtggtggTGATCAACAGCATCAGCCACCTCAACTGAGCCGCTATGAATCACAAAAGAGGCGGGACTGGAACACCTTTGGTCAGTACTTGAGGAACCAAAGGCCCCCAGTGGCACTTTCACAGTGCAACTCCAATCATGTGCTTGAGTTCCTGCAGTATCTGGATCAGTTTGGAAAGACTAAGGTTCATTTACAAGGTTGTGTCTTCTTTGGACAACCTGAGCCCCCTGGTCCTTGCATTTGCCCACTTAGACAAGCATGGGGCAGCCTAGATGCCCTCATCGGCCGGCTTAGAGCTGCTTATGAAGAAAACGGTGGCTTGCCTGAGACAAACCCTTTTGCTAGTGGTGCTATCCGGGTTTATTTGCGCGATGTGAGGGATTCTCAAGCCAAGGCTCGAGGTATCCcctataagaagaaaaagaagaagagaaatccAATGAAGGCCAACGACGATAACTCCAACTTTCCTATGCAGTAA